From one Aquicella siphonis genomic stretch:
- the hemF gene encoding oxygen-dependent coproporphyrinogen oxidase, which produces MINKTASEKPQAINPELSVSSVKQFLLDLQNRICRCIEQEDGKALFVEDKWEHKEGGGGLTRVLSEGSVIEKAGVNFSHVHGKQLPQAATARRPELANSTFQALGVSVVIHPLNPYVPTSHFNVRFILVEKMDQPPYWWFGGGFDLTPYYGFMEDCSHWHQMAKAACDPFGDKVYPHYKQWADQYFFLKHRNEQRGIGGIFFDDLNEWPFETCFAFMRSVGEHFLKAYQPIVARRKHQNFTKSERDFQLYRRGRYVEFNLLYDRGTLFGLQSGGRTESILMSLPPLVAWQYDWRPVQGSAEADLYEIYLTPRQWV; this is translated from the coding sequence ATGATAAACAAGACGGCTTCTGAGAAACCACAAGCAATTAACCCTGAATTATCCGTTTCTTCTGTTAAACAATTTTTGCTGGACTTGCAAAACCGGATTTGCCGTTGTATCGAACAGGAAGATGGCAAGGCCTTATTCGTGGAGGATAAATGGGAGCATAAAGAGGGAGGCGGGGGATTGACCCGCGTGTTATCGGAAGGCAGTGTGATTGAAAAGGCGGGTGTGAATTTTTCGCATGTGCATGGAAAACAATTGCCGCAGGCCGCGACCGCCCGCAGGCCGGAGCTTGCAAATTCAACTTTCCAGGCTTTAGGTGTTTCTGTTGTGATTCATCCGCTTAACCCCTATGTTCCGACATCCCATTTTAATGTGCGCTTTATTCTGGTTGAAAAAATGGATCAACCGCCATACTGGTGGTTTGGCGGAGGATTTGATCTCACTCCGTATTATGGTTTTATGGAGGATTGCTCTCATTGGCACCAAATGGCCAAAGCAGCGTGCGATCCGTTTGGTGATAAAGTCTATCCACACTACAAACAATGGGCGGATCAATACTTTTTTCTTAAGCATAGAAATGAGCAGCGCGGCATAGGCGGAATTTTTTTTGATGATTTGAATGAATGGCCTTTTGAAACATGTTTTGCCTTCATGCGCAGCGTGGGAGAGCATTTTCTCAAAGCTTATCAGCCTATAGTCGCGAGGCGCAAGCATCAGAATTTCACAAAAAGCGAGCGTGATTTCCAGTTGTATCGCCGCGGCCGCTATGTGGAGTTCAATCTTCTCTATGACAGAGGCACATTATTCGGGCTGCAATCCGGCGGGCGCACGGAATCCATTTTAATGTCGCTTCCGCCATTGGTGGCATGGCAATATGACTGGCGTCCTGTTCAAGGCTCGGCTGAAGCAGACTTATACGAGATTTATTTGACTCCCAGACAATGGGTCTGA
- the cydX gene encoding cytochrome bd-I oxidase subunit CydX, giving the protein MWYFAWILGTAFACSFAVFNALWLELDTDDKQDGF; this is encoded by the coding sequence ATGTGGTATTTTGCGTGGATTTTAGGTACCGCATTCGCATGCAGTTTTGCGGTGTTTAACGCACTTTGGCTAGAGTTGGATACTGATGATAAACAAGACGGCTTCTGA
- the cydB gene encoding cytochrome d ubiquinol oxidase subunit II: MLDFEMLRVIWWLLLGILFMGFAVTDGFDLGAATLLPLVSRDDTERRIVLNTIGPVWEGNQVWIILGAGAIFAAWPYVYAVAFSGAYLPVLLLLLSMGISRPVSFKYRSKLPNLFWRRTWDWVVFFGGVVPSILFGVLVGNILQGLPYFFDDTLRISYSGSVIDLLNPFALWCGITSLAMLTMHGGLYLAVKTENPVRDRAIFWSRVSAFLLILFFAAGGIWVANALNGYLVVSGANPYGYSNPLHKQVIAETGAWLKNYSLYPLSMIVPALGFAGALGALTTARWGNSRFAFFCSSISMIGIIGTVGVSMFPFILPSSSNMTSSLLVWDASSSQLTLLLMLAAVVIFLPIVLIYTAWVYRVLRGKVRRDTIEKDERHNIAY; the protein is encoded by the coding sequence ATGCTGGATTTTGAAATGTTACGCGTCATCTGGTGGCTTTTGCTCGGTATTTTGTTCATGGGATTTGCGGTTACCGATGGATTTGATCTTGGCGCTGCCACATTACTGCCCCTGGTCAGCAGGGACGACACAGAGCGCCGGATTGTCCTGAATACCATAGGACCGGTCTGGGAAGGCAATCAGGTATGGATCATACTGGGGGCGGGGGCGATATTCGCGGCATGGCCATATGTTTACGCAGTGGCATTTTCCGGCGCGTACTTGCCGGTGCTGCTGTTGTTGCTGAGCATGGGCATTTCCCGGCCGGTAAGCTTTAAGTACCGCAGCAAACTGCCCAACCTGTTTTGGCGCCGCACCTGGGATTGGGTGGTTTTTTTTGGCGGAGTGGTACCTTCCATTCTTTTCGGTGTTTTGGTCGGCAACATTTTGCAGGGCCTCCCTTATTTTTTTGACGACACCTTGCGCATTTCTTATAGCGGTTCTGTTATAGATCTGCTGAATCCGTTTGCATTGTGGTGCGGAATCACCAGCCTGGCTATGTTGACCATGCATGGAGGGCTTTATCTGGCGGTCAAGACGGAAAACCCTGTACGTGACCGCGCGATATTCTGGTCCCGGGTTTCGGCTTTTTTGCTGATTCTTTTTTTTGCTGCGGGCGGCATCTGGGTGGCGAATGCGCTGAACGGGTATCTTGTGGTCAGTGGTGCGAATCCGTATGGGTATTCAAATCCTCTGCATAAACAAGTCATTGCCGAGACTGGAGCGTGGCTGAAAAATTATTCGCTTTATCCCTTATCCATGATTGTTCCAGCCCTGGGTTTCGCTGGAGCGCTGGGGGCGTTGACGACAGCACGCTGGGGGAACAGCCGTTTTGCGTTTTTCTGCAGCAGCATCAGCATGATAGGGATAATTGGCACGGTCGGGGTCAGCATGTTTCCATTTATACTGCCGTCGTCTTCCAATATGACTTCCAGCCTTCTGGTCTGGGATGCTTCTTCCAGCCAATTAACATTGCTGTTAATGCTCGCGGCCGTCGTTATTTTTTTACCCATTGTGCTGATCTACACGGCCTGGGTTTACCGGGTTCTGCGCGGGAAGGTGAGGCGTGACACGATAGAAAAAGATGAACGTCATAATATAGCCTATTAA